In one window of Phoenix dactylifera cultivar Barhee BC4 unplaced genomic scaffold, palm_55x_up_171113_PBpolish2nd_filt_p 000832F, whole genome shotgun sequence DNA:
- the LOC120107341 gene encoding protease Do-like 8, chloroplastic isoform X1 yields the protein MHVLACNPSPQPQGRRAPSHFGRRKIFSDSISSICSQRSTSFDSSVDETSCDSQSLPRPVGNQTINLGKMLSQIIPWTTRRMLFASPAICLCFHSSRYFTAVALGDPSVTVQDVTPRILPSGPLFPSEERIVELFERNTYSVVNIFDVTLRPQLNVTGVVEVPEGNGSGVVWDNDGHIVTNYHVVGNALSKNPSPGQVVARVNILASDGVQKNFEGKLIGADRAKDLAVLKVEASADLLKSIKVGQSSALKVGQQCLAIGNPFGFDHTLTVGVISGLNRDIFSQTGVTIGGGIQTDAAINPGNSGGPLLDSKGNLIGINTAIFTQTGTSAGVGFAIPSSTVLKIVPQLIQFGKVVRAGLNVEIASNLVANQLNVQKGALVLQVMGNSVAAKAGLLPTTRGFAGNIILGDVIVAVDDKPIRSKADLSKILDDYNVGDKVVLKVQRGNQSLELPLVLEETSIR from the exons ATGCACGTCTTGGCTTGTAATCCTTCGCCGCAACCTCAGGGCCGCCGAGCTCCGAGCCATTTCGGCCGCCGAAAGATCTTCTCGGATAGCATCTCGTCAATCTGCTCTCAGAGAAGCACTTCCTTTGATTCTAGCGTCGATGAAACTTCTTGCGACTCCCAATCACTTCCAAG GCCAGTTGGTAACCAGACTATTAACTTAGGAAAAATGCTGAGCCAGATCATTCCTTGGACAACAAGGCGTATGCTGTTTGCTAGTCCAGCCATATGTCTCTGCTTCCATTCTTCAAGGTACTTCACAG CTGTTGCTTTGGGTGACCCATCTGTCACAGTCCAAGATGTAACTCCTCGCATTTTGCCCTCAGGGCCACTCTTTCCTTCTGAG GAAAGGATTGTAGAACTTTTTGAGAGAAACACTTACTCTGTTGTCAACATCTTTGATGTAACATTACGCCCTCAGCTTAACGTAACTGGTGTTGTCGAG GTTCCTGAAGGAAATGGTTCTGGTGTAGTTTGGGATAATGATGGACACATTGTGACAAATTACCATG TGGTTGGAAATGCTCTTTCGAAGAATCCAAGCCCTGGTCAAGTTGTTGCACGTGTGAACATCCTGGCTTCTGATGG GGTACAAAAAAATTTTGAGGGTAAGTTGATCGGTGCAGACCGTGCTAAGGATCTTGCTGTGTTGAAG gtgGAAGCTTCTGCAGACCTTCTGAAGTCAATTAAAGTGGGGCAATCATCTGCTCTAAAAGTTGGCCAGCAATGTTTAGCAATTGGAAATCCCTTTGGCTTTGATCATACTTTAACTGTTGGGGTTATTAGTGGATTAAATCGAGATATTTTCAGTCAAACTGGAGTAACAATTGGAGGTGGTATTCAGACTGATGCAGCCATTAATCCTGGGAATAG CGGTGGTCCTTTGCTAGACTCCAAAGGAAATCTGATTGGAATTAACACAGCAATATTTACGCAGACAG GCACATCTGCTGGTGTTGGCTTTGCCATCCCATCTTCAACTGTACTTAAGATAGTACCTCAGTTAATTCAGTTTGGCAAA GTTGTGCGTGCTGGTTTGAATGTGGAAATAGCTTCAAATCTGGTCGCTAATCAACTAAATGTTCAGAAAGGAGCCCTTGTACTGCAG GTTATGGGGAACAGTGTTGCAGCCAAAGCAGGTTTGCTTCCTACTACAAGAGGTTTTGCTGGTAACATAATTCTCGGGGATGTCATCGTTGCAGTAGATGATAAGCCT ATTAGAAGTAAAGCAGATCTATCAAAGATTCTGGATGACTATAATGTTGGAGATAAAGTTGTGCTGAAGGTCCAAAGAGGTAATCAGAGCTTGGAGCTGCCTTTGGTCTTAGAGGAGACAAGCATTCGATGA
- the LOC120107341 gene encoding protease Do-like 8, chloroplastic isoform X2, which yields MKLLATPNHFQVGNQTINLGKMLSQIIPWTTRRMLFASPAICLCFHSSRYFTAVALGDPSVTVQDVTPRILPSGPLFPSEERIVELFERNTYSVVNIFDVTLRPQLNVTGVVEVPEGNGSGVVWDNDGHIVTNYHVVGNALSKNPSPGQVVARVNILASDGVQKNFEGKLIGADRAKDLAVLKVEASADLLKSIKVGQSSALKVGQQCLAIGNPFGFDHTLTVGVISGLNRDIFSQTGVTIGGGIQTDAAINPGNSGGPLLDSKGNLIGINTAIFTQTGTSAGVGFAIPSSTVLKIVPQLIQFGKVVRAGLNVEIASNLVANQLNVQKGALVLQVMGNSVAAKAGLLPTTRGFAGNIILGDVIVAVDDKPIRSKADLSKILDDYNVGDKVVLKVQRGNQSLELPLVLEETSIR from the exons ATGAAACTTCTTGCGACTCCCAATCACTTCCAAG TTGGTAACCAGACTATTAACTTAGGAAAAATGCTGAGCCAGATCATTCCTTGGACAACAAGGCGTATGCTGTTTGCTAGTCCAGCCATATGTCTCTGCTTCCATTCTTCAAGGTACTTCACAG CTGTTGCTTTGGGTGACCCATCTGTCACAGTCCAAGATGTAACTCCTCGCATTTTGCCCTCAGGGCCACTCTTTCCTTCTGAG GAAAGGATTGTAGAACTTTTTGAGAGAAACACTTACTCTGTTGTCAACATCTTTGATGTAACATTACGCCCTCAGCTTAACGTAACTGGTGTTGTCGAG GTTCCTGAAGGAAATGGTTCTGGTGTAGTTTGGGATAATGATGGACACATTGTGACAAATTACCATG TGGTTGGAAATGCTCTTTCGAAGAATCCAAGCCCTGGTCAAGTTGTTGCACGTGTGAACATCCTGGCTTCTGATGG GGTACAAAAAAATTTTGAGGGTAAGTTGATCGGTGCAGACCGTGCTAAGGATCTTGCTGTGTTGAAG gtgGAAGCTTCTGCAGACCTTCTGAAGTCAATTAAAGTGGGGCAATCATCTGCTCTAAAAGTTGGCCAGCAATGTTTAGCAATTGGAAATCCCTTTGGCTTTGATCATACTTTAACTGTTGGGGTTATTAGTGGATTAAATCGAGATATTTTCAGTCAAACTGGAGTAACAATTGGAGGTGGTATTCAGACTGATGCAGCCATTAATCCTGGGAATAG CGGTGGTCCTTTGCTAGACTCCAAAGGAAATCTGATTGGAATTAACACAGCAATATTTACGCAGACAG GCACATCTGCTGGTGTTGGCTTTGCCATCCCATCTTCAACTGTACTTAAGATAGTACCTCAGTTAATTCAGTTTGGCAAA GTTGTGCGTGCTGGTTTGAATGTGGAAATAGCTTCAAATCTGGTCGCTAATCAACTAAATGTTCAGAAAGGAGCCCTTGTACTGCAG GTTATGGGGAACAGTGTTGCAGCCAAAGCAGGTTTGCTTCCTACTACAAGAGGTTTTGCTGGTAACATAATTCTCGGGGATGTCATCGTTGCAGTAGATGATAAGCCT ATTAGAAGTAAAGCAGATCTATCAAAGATTCTGGATGACTATAATGTTGGAGATAAAGTTGTGCTGAAGGTCCAAAGAGGTAATCAGAGCTTGGAGCTGCCTTTGGTCTTAGAGGAGACAAGCATTCGATGA